In one Nicotiana sylvestris chromosome 8, ASM39365v2, whole genome shotgun sequence genomic region, the following are encoded:
- the LOC104221654 gene encoding histone acetyltransferase type B catalytic subunit, producing the protein MGTKHHSSDPINDPKKRRRVGFSKPDAGIEANECITIYLVSSKEDVDSPNSFCLEPVDLNHFFEDDGKIFGYQGLKITIWVSLISFHAYADISFESSSDGGRGITDLKSALQNIFAESLVDEKDAFLQTFSTESHYVRSVVSNAEALQHKVSNGCSTESNCLSKSEPFDAEVFRIVGMPVGHLYSRLVPLVLLLVDGSNPIDILDPRWEIYLLIQERKDIQEESRSRLLGFAAVYRFHRYPESKRLRLGQILVLPPYQRKGYGRFLLEVLNRVAISENVYDLTVEEPEDSLQHVRSCIDVERLLVFDPIQQALDSVVSRLKHENPSKKSYTCKYGPPLSAVEDVRKTLKINKKQFEQCWEILIYLSLNPVDKYMETYRTIVLHRVKAEVVGKDSEGNGKQVIDVPTEYDQEMSFVMFKSQNGESSSIEKADNQSNVEEQLQKLVDERLDQIKLIAEKVSVHRQ; encoded by the exons ATGGGGACGAAGCATCACTCCTCCGATCCAATCAACGACCCGAAGAAGCGCCGTCGTGTCGGTTTTTCTAAGCCTG ATGCTGGAATTGAAGCTAACGAGTGCATTACTATATACTTAG TTTCTAGTAAAGAGGATGTGGACTCCCCAAACAGTTTCTGTCTTGAACCAGTTGACTTGAATCACTTTTTTGAAGATGATGGCAAAATTTTTGGGTATCAGGGTCTGAAG ATCACTATTTGGGTTAGCTTGATATCCTTTCATGCTTATGCTGATATTTCCTTTGAGAGCTCATCAGAT GGAGGCAGAGGTATCACAGATCTAAAGTCTGCTTTACAG AATATTTTTGCTGAGAGTCTCGTTGATGAAAAAGATGCCTTCCTGCAAACATTTTCAACTGAAAGCCATTATGTTCG GTCTGTTGTCTCAAATGCTGAAGCATTGCAGCATAAAGTTTCAAATGGCTGTAGCACCGAATCTAATTGTCTTTCAAAATCAGAGCCTTTTGATGCAGAG GTATTCCGGATTGTTGGCATGCCTGTAGGACACCTTTATAGCAGATTGGTGCCACTTGTACTACTCTTAGTGGATG GTAGCAATCCTATTGACATCCTTGATCCTAGATGGGAGATTTATCTCCTAATCCAGGAAAGGAAAGATATTCAGGAAGAAAGCCGTTCAAGGTTGCTTGGTTTTGCAGCTGTCTATCGTTTCCACCGTTATCCCGAAAGTAAACGCTTGCGACTTGGGCAG ATACTAGTTTTGCCTCCTTACCAGCGTAAAGGTTATGGTCGTTTTCTTCTTGAGGTGCTGAACAGGGTTGCAATATCGGAAAACGTATATGACCTGACTGTTGAAGAGCCAGAGGATTCTCTTCAACATGTTCGATCGTGTATTGATGTGGAGCGTTTGCTTGTATTTGACCCAATCCAGCAAGCGCTAGACTCAGTTGTATCACGTTTAAAGCACGAAAATCCTTCTAAAAAAAGCTACACTTGTAAGTATGGTCCACCATTGAGTGCTGTTGAAGATGTGAGAAAAACTTTGAAAATCAACAAGAAGCAGTTTGAGCAATGTTGGGAGATTCTTATCTATCTTAGCTTGAACCCAGTTGACAAATATATGGAGACATACAGGACAATTGTTTTGCACAGAGTAAAGGCTGAAGTTGTTGGGAAAGATTCAGAAGGCAACGGGAAACAGGTGATTGATGTACCAACTGAATATGATCAGGAGATGTCATTTGTGATGTTCAAATCGCAAAATGGTGAATCTAGTAGCATAGAGAAGGCTGACAATCAAAGTAATGTGGAGGAGCAGCTGCAGAAACTGGTGGATGAACGATTGGATCAGATCAAGTTGATTGCAGAGAAGGTTTCTGTTCATCGGCAATGA
- the LOC104221653 gene encoding large ribosomal subunit protein eL31: protein MSDKTKGRKEEVVTREYTINLHKRLHSCTFKKKAPTAIKEIRKFAQKAMGTKDVRVDVKLNKQIWSRGIRSVPRRVRVRIARKRNDDEDAKEELYSLVTVAEIPAEGLKGLGTKIIEDED, encoded by the exons ATGTCGGACAAAACcaaaggaagaaaagaagaggTGGTGACAAGGGAGTACACTATCAACCTCCACAAGCGCTTACATAGCTG TACATTCAAGAAGAAGGCCCCAACAGCCATCAAGGAGATCCGGAAGTTTGCACAGAAAGCTATGGGCACCAAGGATGTCAGAGTGGATGTGAAGCTGAACAAGCAAATATGGAGCAGGGGTATCCGTAGTGTTCCAAGGCGTGTCAGAGTTCGTATTGCTCGCAAGAGGAATGATGATGAGGATGCAAAGGAAGAGCTATATTCTTTGGTTACTGTTGCAGAGATCCCGGCAGAGGGATTGAAGGGTCTTGGTACCAAAATCATTGAAGATGAGGACTAA